A window of Moritella sp. Urea-trap-13 contains these coding sequences:
- a CDS encoding anaerobic C4-dicarboxylate transporter, translated as MLYFEFLFLLVVLYIGSRYGGIGLGVVSGIGLVIEVFVFKMPPTSPPVTVMLIILAVVTCASILEAAGGLKYMLQVAERILRKNPTRVTIIAPFVTYTMTFLLGTGHAVYSIMPIIGDVALKNGIRPERPMAAASVASQIGITASPLSAAVVFYLAQLVDIDSSITLLSILMVTVPSTLFGTLMLSLYSLRRGKELDDDEEYQARLKDPIWREKILNTTSTSLDEKLPTKARNAVLIFLGAIVSIVVIAMFPEIRTISEGAAPIKMSVVIQMMMLAFGGVILLATKTDPRNVPNGVVFKSGMVAAIAIFGIAWMSDTYFQYAMPQFRAGIVDMVTLHPWTFALALFIVSVVVNSQAATARMMLPVGLALGLEPALVIGLMPAVYGYFFIPNYPSDIATVNFDTSGTTKIGKYYFNHSFMSVGLIGVISACLVGYVLGQIVIG; from the coding sequence ATGTTGTATTTTGAATTTCTGTTTTTATTAGTCGTGCTCTATATCGGTTCCCGATATGGTGGCATAGGGTTAGGGGTTGTTTCTGGGATTGGTTTGGTGATTGAAGTCTTTGTCTTCAAAATGCCACCGACCTCTCCGCCTGTCACGGTAATGCTGATTATCTTGGCTGTGGTAACCTGCGCCTCGATCCTCGAAGCCGCTGGCGGGCTTAAATATATGCTGCAAGTTGCTGAGCGTATTTTAAGAAAGAACCCGACACGCGTCACCATCATTGCGCCTTTTGTTACTTATACCATGACATTTTTGCTTGGTACTGGTCATGCGGTATATTCAATTATGCCGATCATTGGTGATGTTGCACTTAAAAATGGCATTCGTCCTGAACGCCCAATGGCTGCAGCGTCTGTGGCATCGCAAATCGGTATCACAGCGTCACCACTCTCTGCTGCTGTGGTGTTCTATTTAGCCCAATTAGTGGATATCGATTCGTCAATTACCCTACTGTCGATCCTAATGGTCACCGTGCCTTCGACTTTATTTGGTACCTTAATGTTGTCGCTGTATAGCTTACGTCGTGGCAAAGAATTAGACGATGATGAGGAATACCAAGCGCGCTTAAAAGATCCTATCTGGCGTGAAAAGATCTTAAATACCACATCAACCTCTCTAGATGAAAAGTTACCGACTAAAGCACGTAATGCGGTACTTATCTTTTTAGGTGCGATCGTATCTATCGTGGTGATCGCTATGTTCCCTGAAATTAGGACTATCAGCGAAGGTGCTGCGCCAATTAAAATGTCGGTAGTGATCCAAATGATGATGTTGGCGTTTGGTGGTGTGATCTTATTAGCAACTAAAACCGACCCGCGCAATGTACCCAATGGCGTGGTATTTAAATCAGGTATGGTCGCGGCCATCGCTATTTTTGGTATTGCCTGGATGTCAGATACCTACTTCCAATACGCAATGCCACAATTCAGAGCCGGTATTGTTGATATGGTTACCCTGCATCCGTGGACGTTTGCGCTAGCTCTATTTATCGTCTCTGTGGTAGTTAACTCACAAGCGGCAACTGCGCGGATGATGTTACCCGTAGGCTTGGCGCTGGGACTCGAACCTGCGTTGGTGATAGGGTTAATGCCTGCAGTATATGGTTACTTCTTTATTCCCAACTATCCATCAGACATTGCCACGGTGAACTTTGATACTTCAGGCACCACCAAAATTGGTAAGTACTACTTTAATCATTCGTTCATGTCGGTGGGTTTAATCGGCGTTATTTCAGCTTGTCTGGTTGGTTATGTGTTAGGGCAGATCGTGATTGGTTAA
- a CDS encoding universal stress protein, which yields MNKIIACIDGSKLAQAVSDTAIWASKRLTNGIVFLHAIDKKQQHGADDLSGSIGLGARSALLNKMIELDAERGKIAIQLGNEMLGSAVDRANTAGLTDIEQIQRHGDFIEALVGLENDARLMIVGRSGNGHQGDFKALGSHIETLIRQVHTPIVIAPQDFTEPTNFMLAYDGRETADKAVQRIIEGGLLKGMTCHLVTIKNSEKAQQQKFELAQARLEKEGFNVIATYLEGDISVALMDYKQQHAIELVVMGAFAHSKVRSFFLGSNTMRMIENCRVPLIVLR from the coding sequence ATGAACAAAATAATAGCATGTATTGATGGATCTAAACTGGCTCAGGCTGTCTCTGATACCGCGATCTGGGCGTCAAAACGTTTGACTAATGGCATTGTTTTTCTGCATGCCATCGATAAAAAACAACAACATGGCGCCGATGATTTAAGCGGTTCTATTGGCTTAGGCGCACGTTCAGCCTTGCTTAACAAAATGATTGAGCTGGATGCCGAGCGTGGCAAGATCGCCATTCAGCTAGGTAATGAGATGTTAGGTAGTGCTGTCGATAGAGCCAACACCGCGGGTCTGACGGATATAGAGCAGATCCAACGCCATGGTGATTTTATTGAAGCTCTAGTGGGTTTAGAAAACGATGCACGTTTAATGATAGTCGGACGCAGTGGTAATGGTCATCAAGGTGATTTTAAAGCCTTAGGTTCACATATCGAAACCCTGATCCGCCAAGTACATACGCCTATTGTGATTGCCCCGCAGGACTTCACCGAACCAACGAATTTCATGTTGGCTTATGATGGTCGTGAAACGGCAGACAAAGCTGTGCAACGCATTATTGAAGGCGGTTTGCTCAAAGGCATGACGTGTCATTTAGTGACGATTAAAAACAGTGAAAAAGCACAGCAGCAGAAGTTTGAACTGGCTCAAGCAAGACTTGAGAAAGAAGGGTTTAACGTTATTGCCACGTATCTGGAAGGGGATATTTCTGTTGCGCTAATGGATTACAAACAACAGCATGCTATTGAGCTGGTGGTGATGGGCGCATTTGCCCATTCCAAGGTGAGAAGTTTTTTCCTTGGCAGTAATACCATGCGTATGATTGAAAACTGTCGAGTACCACTTATCGTGCTTAGATAG
- a CDS encoding MarR family winged helix-turn-helix transcriptional regulator, with product MIHSKFGFLSYEISHVIRQRFNKQAESIGITHSQWRVLVHLSENENCRQVDLAEILNVKPITLARQIDLLEQHSLVKRLNDKEDRRVFRLKLTTKAKPIMKELWQIADSIENDVCNVLSDEEKAVLSKLLITIKTQIS from the coding sequence ATGATACATTCTAAATTTGGGTTTCTTAGCTATGAAATCAGTCACGTTATTCGACAACGTTTTAATAAACAAGCTGAAAGTATCGGTATTACCCATTCTCAGTGGCGTGTATTAGTTCATCTGTCTGAAAATGAGAATTGTCGACAAGTTGATTTAGCCGAAATTTTAAATGTAAAACCGATTACGCTAGCAAGACAAATAGATTTGTTAGAACAGCATAGCTTAGTCAAGCGTTTGAATGATAAGGAAGATAGACGAGTATTTCGTTTAAAATTAACAACTAAAGCCAAGCCTATTATGAAAGAACTGTGGCAGATTGCAGATTCAATTGAAAATGATGTTTGTAATGTGCTTTCTGATGAAGAGAAAGCGGTGCTTTCTAAATTACTCATCACGATAAAAACACAAATCAGTTAA
- a CDS encoding DUF2391 family protein produces the protein MKFSFNVEDASQIFVGAFALAVPIAFSEEAWKLGETLPIPNLLMLFTLSLVFLSLFTYQSVFQRDIQSRKLVFFLRIVIAYVITALVVGLVLFCLNKLPLMEDPLIALKRIIVITMPASMGAIIVDSFDKE, from the coding sequence ATGAAATTTAGTTTTAATGTAGAGGACGCGAGTCAAATTTTTGTGGGGGCATTTGCACTTGCTGTGCCCATCGCATTTTCTGAAGAGGCATGGAAGCTCGGAGAAACCCTACCAATCCCTAATTTGCTCATGCTGTTTACACTGTCACTGGTGTTTCTGAGTTTATTTACTTATCAGAGTGTTTTTCAACGAGACATTCAATCACGAAAATTGGTGTTCTTCTTACGGATTGTGATTGCTTATGTGATCACGGCGTTAGTGGTGGGTTTAGTGCTGTTCTGTTTAAATAAATTGCCGCTAATGGAGGATCCGCTAATAGCGCTGAAGCGAATTATTGTGATCACCATGCCAGCATCCATGGGCGCTATTATTGTCGATAGTTTTGATAAAGAATGA
- a CDS encoding SulP family inorganic anion transporter, whose product MIFLSNKQDWLGNIKGDILAGIVVALALIPEAIAFSIIAGVDPKVGLYASFCIATIVAITGGRPGMISAATGAMALLMVTLVKEHGLEYLLAATLLTGLLQILAGYLQLGSLMRFVSRSVVTGFVNALAILIFMAQLPELTNVTWHVYAMTAGGLGIIYLFPYIPVIGKSIPSPLVCIIFLTVLSQVIGLDIRTVGDMGELPDALPIFLWPEVPLTLETLWIILPYALGLSVVGLLESMMTATIVDDLTDTKSDRNRECKAQGIANIGAGLMGGMAGCAMIGQSIINIKSGGRGRLSSFSAGIFLLFMVVFLGDELKQIPMAALVAVMIMVSIGTFSWSSIKDLRTHPLSTSIVMLATVITVVGTHNLAIGVFVGVLLSALFFAHKISRFMVIKNTQTEQQVRTYQVTGQIFFASADKFVDGFDFKEVVDNVVIDLSHAHFWDISAVGALDKVVIKFRREGASVNIVGMSDATATVIDKFAIHNDPAAVEKMMAGH is encoded by the coding sequence ATGATTTTTTTGTCAAATAAACAAGATTGGTTAGGTAATATTAAAGGCGATATCTTAGCCGGTATTGTTGTGGCGTTAGCCTTGATACCAGAAGCTATCGCGTTTTCTATTATTGCTGGTGTTGACCCTAAAGTGGGTTTGTATGCGTCGTTCTGTATTGCGACTATTGTGGCTATCACAGGTGGCAGACCCGGTATGATCTCAGCTGCAACTGGTGCTATGGCGCTGTTGATGGTGACGCTCGTTAAAGAACACGGGTTAGAATACTTACTCGCCGCGACCTTGCTAACAGGTCTATTGCAAATACTCGCAGGTTATTTACAGCTGGGCAGCTTAATGCGCTTTGTGTCGCGCTCAGTAGTCACTGGTTTTGTAAATGCTCTGGCCATTTTAATCTTTATGGCGCAGTTACCTGAATTAACCAATGTCACTTGGCATGTTTATGCAATGACAGCGGGTGGCTTAGGTATCATCTATCTATTCCCTTACATTCCCGTTATTGGTAAAAGTATTCCTTCACCTTTAGTGTGCATCATTTTCCTTACCGTGTTATCACAGGTAATTGGATTAGATATCCGTACTGTTGGTGATATGGGCGAGCTACCTGATGCGTTACCTATCTTCCTGTGGCCAGAAGTACCACTTACTCTGGAAACGCTATGGATCATTTTACCTTATGCGTTAGGTCTTTCTGTGGTCGGGCTTTTAGAGTCGATGATGACAGCAACCATAGTGGATGATTTAACGGACACTAAAAGTGATCGTAACCGTGAATGTAAAGCGCAAGGTATTGCTAATATCGGCGCTGGTTTAATGGGTGGTATGGCAGGTTGCGCCATGATCGGTCAATCAATCATTAATATTAAATCTGGTGGTCGCGGTCGATTATCGAGTTTTTCAGCGGGTATATTCTTGCTGTTCATGGTGGTTTTCTTAGGCGACGAGCTTAAGCAAATTCCGATGGCTGCTTTGGTTGCTGTGATGATCATGGTATCGATTGGTACATTCTCGTGGAGCTCGATTAAAGATCTAAGAACTCACCCGTTATCAACCAGTATTGTGATGCTAGCGACGGTTATTACTGTTGTCGGTACCCATAACTTAGCCATTGGTGTATTTGTTGGTGTATTACTGTCTGCATTATTTTTCGCGCACAAGATCAGCCGCTTTATGGTTATCAAAAATACCCAAACAGAGCAGCAAGTGCGTACTTATCAAGTAACGGGACAGATATTCTTTGCGTCGGCGGATAAGTTTGTTGATGGCTTTGATTTTAAAGAAGTGGTTGATAACGTGGTTATCGATTTATCGCACGCCCATTTCTGGGATATCAGTGCCGTTGGTGCGCTTGATAAAGTGGTGATTAAGTTCCGCCGCGAAGGTGCAAGCGTTAATATTGTCGGCATGAGTGATGCCACTGCGACCGTGATTGATAAATTTGCAATTCATAATGATCCCGCTGCTGTTGAAAAAATGATGGCTGGCCACTAA
- the fdhF gene encoding formate dehydrogenase subunit alpha has product MINVTFNGQPFAVNAQQTLLEVATDCNIDIPSLCGLNKSGEKVPCDLCVVDIAGQGIKRACEVQAAEGMAITTASDTLSSLRQKSLNRILSDHYADCEAPCQTACPAGVDIQSYLYHISQNDHAKAVEVIKRTLPMPLSIGRVCPAFCESECRRGLVDEPVAIRQLKRHSADIDLESQEQYVPVKKPGKGESIAIVGSGPGGLTCGYYLTNEGYDVTVFESMPDAGGWLRYGIPEYRLPKAILAKEIEIMCRNGMQLLTNKKLGRDFSLTELTQDYDAVCLAVGASQAVDMQYTGSDFDGCYLGVDYLKDYVTDGNYTTGKKVAVIGGGNTAIDCARTAVRDGADTTLIYRRTRAEMPAEDYEILEAEHEGVKFHFLTNPVENIADANGRVREVKLEKMALGEPDASGRRRPEQTGEYFTEAFDTVIAAVSQKPDLSFMEQESLDLPLTRWNTQDANSDTMHSGVGNVFSIGDFRRGPATAIEAVADGRIAAEAIDRFFDGDMENIPVKQFNSKKARKLKQVDTAQFDSIKQAMRSVMPELSPQARELSFAEVETGFDNDEAMREAARCLECGCQANTDCQLRDFATEYKVADSDIYTDSSQESCQKFAVDDSSEFIVFDANRCISCGQCVDACNEQAVHGVLSFMKNDDAASTINSTTNSATNSASRPGFERGFSMGDSDCVQCGRCVQVCPTGALVDSRDKSQGRIEILKPVDSICTYCGVGCNLTMFVDEAQNKIRYVQGVKDSPVNQGMLCVKGRFGFDFVSSPERLTTPLIRKNGELQPASWKEAITLVAAKFNAIKIQHGGNALAGFSSAKTTNEDNFAFQKFIRRELGTNNVDHCARLCHASTVTGLEASIGSGAMTNDIPSIKHSDLVFIIGSDTTSAHPIIASHIKQAVRHGKARLIVADPKRIDIADHAQLYVAHRPGTDVMLMNGIMQQIIKNDWHDKAYISDRTEGFAALKAEVMSDSYSPDKVELITGVKALDVLKMAEMIGTAERTAVYYSMGITQHTTGHDNVRSVANLQMLCGNIGIEGGGINPLRGQSNVQGACDMGALPGDFPGYQKVTNPEVQAKFAKAWNKADLPKQAGLTLTEIIDAACHEEVKGLYVMGENPVLSDPNQAHVIEGIEALDFLVVQDIFLTETAQYADVVLPSCSFAEKSGHFTNTERRVQRISPAVKPPGAAKEDWVIIQDIANAMGSDWAYQSVEDITKEITKLTPQYAGIHWHRVGKDGLQWPCADNASEGTRLMHTELFTRGKGEMVAVPFRYAAELPDDEYPLILTTGRLLEQFHTGTMTRKTKGLDNLAGPRAMISVADAERLGISNGEMLTVSTRRGSIETPAFVTKRMQEGVVFVPFHFAESPANRLTTTATDPHAKIPEFKVAAVKIAKAHANISDVSEKQREEAEA; this is encoded by the coding sequence ATGATAAACGTTACATTTAACGGACAGCCATTTGCCGTCAATGCCCAGCAAACCCTGCTTGAAGTCGCTACCGACTGTAATATTGACATCCCCTCATTGTGTGGCTTGAATAAAAGCGGCGAGAAAGTGCCGTGTGATCTCTGCGTTGTCGACATCGCCGGGCAAGGTATTAAGCGTGCTTGTGAAGTACAAGCTGCCGAGGGCATGGCAATAACAACAGCTTCTGACACCTTATCGTCATTACGTCAAAAATCGCTTAACCGTATTCTTTCAGACCACTATGCCGATTGTGAAGCGCCATGTCAGACCGCGTGTCCTGCTGGCGTTGATATTCAATCTTACCTGTACCACATTTCCCAAAACGATCATGCTAAAGCGGTCGAAGTGATTAAACGTACTTTGCCTATGCCGTTATCCATTGGCCGTGTGTGCCCAGCATTTTGTGAGTCTGAGTGTCGCCGAGGTTTGGTCGATGAGCCGGTCGCCATTCGTCAATTAAAACGTCATTCAGCAGATATCGACTTAGAATCGCAAGAACAATACGTGCCAGTAAAAAAACCAGGGAAAGGTGAATCTATTGCCATTGTTGGTAGTGGTCCCGGAGGCTTGACTTGTGGTTATTACCTCACCAACGAAGGCTATGACGTGACGGTATTTGAATCAATGCCGGATGCGGGTGGTTGGCTGCGTTATGGCATCCCTGAGTATCGCTTACCAAAAGCCATTTTGGCGAAAGAAATTGAGATCATGTGTCGTAATGGCATGCAGCTGCTGACCAATAAAAAATTGGGTCGTGATTTTAGCCTGACAGAACTTACTCAAGACTATGATGCGGTGTGTTTAGCGGTTGGCGCGTCGCAAGCGGTCGACATGCAATACACAGGCAGTGATTTCGATGGCTGCTATTTGGGCGTTGATTACCTAAAAGATTATGTCACTGACGGCAATTACACCACAGGTAAAAAAGTGGCTGTGATTGGTGGTGGTAATACCGCGATTGATTGTGCGCGAACTGCAGTGCGTGATGGCGCTGACACTACCTTGATTTACCGTCGTACCCGCGCCGAAATGCCAGCCGAAGATTATGAAATACTGGAAGCTGAGCACGAAGGCGTAAAATTTCATTTCCTGACTAACCCAGTTGAAAACATTGCCGATGCCAATGGCCGTGTACGCGAAGTAAAATTAGAAAAAATGGCCTTAGGTGAACCCGATGCATCAGGTCGCCGCCGCCCAGAACAAACCGGTGAATACTTTACCGAAGCCTTTGATACTGTGATTGCGGCGGTATCGCAAAAACCTGACTTGAGCTTCATGGAGCAAGAAAGTTTAGATTTGCCTTTAACTCGTTGGAATACCCAAGATGCCAACTCAGATACCATGCACTCGGGTGTGGGTAATGTCTTTAGTATCGGTGATTTTCGTCGCGGCCCAGCAACAGCAATTGAAGCTGTTGCCGATGGGCGTATTGCCGCAGAAGCTATCGATCGTTTCTTCGATGGTGATATGGAAAACATCCCGGTTAAACAATTTAATTCAAAAAAAGCCCGCAAGCTCAAACAGGTTGATACTGCGCAATTTGACAGTATTAAACAAGCGATGCGCTCGGTGATGCCTGAGTTGAGTCCACAAGCACGTGAATTAAGCTTTGCTGAAGTAGAAACTGGTTTTGACAACGATGAAGCCATGCGCGAAGCGGCGCGTTGTTTAGAGTGTGGTTGTCAGGCTAATACCGATTGCCAATTACGTGATTTTGCGACTGAGTACAAGGTTGCAGATAGCGATATTTATACCGACAGTAGCCAAGAGAGCTGTCAGAAGTTTGCTGTGGATGATAGTTCAGAGTTCATCGTCTTTGATGCCAACCGCTGTATCAGTTGCGGCCAATGTGTCGATGCTTGTAACGAGCAAGCCGTTCACGGTGTGCTGAGCTTCATGAAAAATGACGACGCTGCTTCTACCATCAATTCTACCACTAATTCAGCCACTAACTCAGCAAGTCGCCCAGGTTTTGAACGCGGTTTCAGCATGGGGGATTCAGACTGTGTGCAATGTGGACGTTGTGTGCAAGTATGCCCGACCGGTGCTTTGGTCGATAGCCGTGATAAATCCCAAGGCCGCATTGAAATACTCAAACCAGTCGATAGCATTTGTACCTATTGTGGTGTGGGTTGTAATTTGACTATGTTCGTTGACGAAGCGCAGAACAAGATCCGTTACGTGCAAGGGGTGAAAGATTCGCCGGTAAACCAAGGCATGTTATGCGTGAAAGGGCGCTTTGGTTTTGACTTTGTTAGTAGCCCTGAACGTCTAACCACGCCGCTGATCCGTAAAAATGGCGAACTCCAACCTGCTAGCTGGAAAGAAGCTATCACGCTGGTGGCAGCCAAGTTTAATGCCATTAAAATCCAGCATGGCGGTAATGCATTAGCGGGCTTCTCATCAGCAAAAACCACCAATGAAGATAACTTTGCCTTCCAAAAATTCATTCGTCGAGAATTAGGAACCAATAACGTCGATCACTGTGCACGCTTGTGTCATGCCTCTACCGTAACTGGCCTTGAAGCATCGATTGGTAGTGGCGCCATGACCAATGATATTCCCAGTATCAAACATTCAGATCTGGTGTTTATTATTGGCTCAGATACTACATCGGCGCACCCGATCATTGCTTCGCACATCAAACAAGCGGTTCGTCATGGTAAAGCGCGTTTGATTGTTGCTGATCCGAAACGTATCGATATTGCAGATCATGCGCAGTTGTATGTCGCGCACCGACCGGGTACTGATGTGATGTTAATGAACGGCATTATGCAGCAAATAATTAAAAACGATTGGCACGATAAGGCTTACATTAGCGATCGCACTGAAGGTTTTGCGGCGTTAAAAGCTGAAGTCATGTCCGACAGTTATTCGCCGGATAAAGTCGAATTGATCACCGGCGTAAAAGCGCTGGATGTCCTTAAAATGGCAGAGATGATCGGCACCGCAGAACGTACCGCTGTGTATTATTCGATGGGTATCACCCAGCATACAACCGGTCATGATAATGTGCGCTCTGTTGCCAACCTGCAAATGCTGTGTGGCAACATAGGTATTGAAGGCGGCGGTATTAACCCATTACGCGGTCAGTCTAATGTGCAAGGTGCCTGTGACATGGGCGCGTTGCCTGGTGATTTTCCTGGCTATCAAAAAGTCACGAACCCTGAAGTGCAGGCTAAATTCGCCAAAGCCTGGAACAAAGCTGATTTACCCAAACAAGCGGGTTTAACGCTCACCGAAATCATTGATGCTGCCTGTCACGAAGAGGTGAAAGGATTGTACGTGATGGGTGAAAACCCCGTACTGAGCGATCCAAACCAAGCCCATGTGATTGAAGGCATTGAAGCATTGGACTTCCTCGTCGTGCAAGATATCTTCTTAACTGAAACTGCTCAGTATGCTGATGTAGTTTTACCATCATGCTCGTTTGCAGAAAAGTCTGGTCACTTCACCAATACCGAGCGCCGTGTACAACGTATTTCGCCAGCTGTGAAACCACCGGGTGCCGCGAAAGAAGATTGGGTTATCATTCAAGATATTGCTAATGCCATGGGCAGTGACTGGGCATATCAATCGGTTGAAGATATTACCAAAGAAATTACAAAATTGACGCCTCAATATGCCGGCATTCATTGGCATCGTGTCGGCAAAGATGGTCTGCAATGGCCTTGTGCGGACAATGCATCTGAAGGTACCCGATTGATGCACACCGAGCTGTTCACCCGCGGTAAGGGTGAGATGGTCGCAGTACCATTTCGTTATGCAGCCGAACTACCCGATGACGAGTATCCACTAATACTCACTACGGGGCGTTTACTGGAACAGTTCCATACCGGCACCATGACACGTAAGACCAAGGGCTTAGATAACCTTGCTGGTCCACGGGCGATGATCTCGGTTGCGGATGCTGAGCGATTAGGGATTAGTAATGGTGAAATGCTCACGGTATCGACACGCCGAGGCAGTATTGAAACGCCGGCATTTGTGACTAAGCGTATGCAAGAGGGCGTGGTGTTTGTGCCATTCCATTTTGCAGAGTCACCTGCGAACCGTTTGACTACCACAGCAACGGATCCGCATGCCAAGATCCCGGAATTTAAAGTGGCTGCAGTGAAGATTGCAAAAGCGCATGCCAACATCAGCGATGTGTCAGAAAAGCAACGTGAAGAAGCTGAGGCATAA
- a CDS encoding citrate synthase, with product MNAHSLTIIDNRTGISYEIPIKYGTYPGYGASINALELRQIKASADDFGLLTYDPGYTNTASCKSSVTFLDGERGTLQYRGYPIEQLAEHSTYLETAYLLQYGELPDAVQLAAWRKDIGLHTFVHENIKKLINSFRHDAHPMGTLVGTVGALSTFYPDAKNIHDESCRQKQVWRLIAKMPTLAAFAYRHSRGLPYVYPDDNLSYVGNFMNMLWKISELKYQPNPVLEKAIDVLFILHADHEQNCSTSAMRAVGSSYTDPFSASSAAIAALYGPQHGGANEAVLRMLNDIGSVDQVPNFIKSVKSGEGGRLMGFGHRVYKSYDPRAKICKKIAYDVFAVTGANPLIDIALELERIALADDYFISRHLYPNVDFYSGLIYQAMGFPVGMFPVLFAIPRTAGWLAQWQECLLDPEQKIARPRQVYCGNQVRDYVPMHKR from the coding sequence ATGAATGCTCATAGTCTTACTATTATCGATAACCGCACGGGTATAAGTTACGAAATACCGATTAAATACGGCACTTACCCCGGTTACGGTGCCAGCATTAATGCACTAGAACTTCGGCAGATCAAAGCATCTGCAGATGATTTTGGCCTGTTGACCTATGATCCGGGTTACACCAATACCGCGTCATGTAAAAGCAGTGTGACTTTTCTCGACGGAGAGAGAGGGACGCTGCAATATCGAGGTTATCCCATCGAGCAGTTAGCGGAACACAGCACTTATTTGGAGACCGCCTATCTACTGCAATACGGTGAGTTGCCTGATGCAGTGCAGTTGGCGGCATGGCGCAAAGACATTGGCCTACATACCTTTGTGCATGAAAATATCAAAAAGCTGATAAACAGTTTTCGACATGATGCCCATCCCATGGGAACATTAGTGGGAACCGTCGGCGCGCTATCGACTTTCTACCCCGATGCTAAAAATATTCATGATGAAAGCTGCAGGCAAAAGCAGGTTTGGCGGTTAATTGCTAAGATGCCCACACTCGCCGCGTTTGCTTATCGCCATAGTCGTGGCCTGCCTTATGTTTATCCCGATGATAATTTGTCATATGTCGGCAACTTCATGAATATGTTGTGGAAAATAAGCGAATTAAAATATCAGCCCAACCCAGTGTTGGAAAAAGCCATTGATGTGCTGTTTATTTTGCATGCTGACCATGAACAGAATTGTAGTACCAGTGCCATGCGTGCGGTAGGCAGCTCTTATACTGACCCATTTTCGGCTTCCTCCGCAGCTATTGCTGCACTCTATGGACCGCAACATGGTGGCGCTAACGAAGCGGTACTGCGAATGTTGAACGACATAGGTTCGGTTGACCAAGTGCCTAATTTTATAAAATCAGTGAAATCAGGAGAGGGCGGCAGGCTGATGGGATTTGGCCATCGGGTGTATAAAAGCTACGATCCTCGAGCCAAGATCTGTAAAAAAATAGCCTATGATGTTTTTGCTGTGACTGGGGCTAATCCGCTGATTGATATCGCGCTGGAATTGGAGCGGATCGCGCTGGCAGATGACTATTTCATCTCGCGTCACCTTTACCCTAATGTGGATTTTTATTCTGGTTTGATCTATCAGGCGATGGGCTTTCCGGTTGGCATGTTCCCTGTGCTGTTTGCTATTCCCCGCACTGCAGGGTGGTTGGCACAGTGGCAAGAATGTCTGCTCGATCCGGAGCAAAAGATCGCCCGCCCGCGCCAAGTCTATTGCGGCAACCAAGTCAGAGATTATGTACCTATGCATAAACGCTAG